The proteins below are encoded in one region of Desulfuromonadales bacterium:
- a CDS encoding ATP-binding cassette domain-containing protein translates to MENDRPPIVEICGLCKSYRRGAQIIPVLEEITLDLAAGEFLALMGPSGSGKTTLLNLIAGIDRADAGTIRVDGLDITLLSEPELAAFENVELPLLLTGLSRRERREHATAALAAVGLADRMDHRPGQLSGG, encoded by the coding sequence ATGGAAAATGACCGCCCCCCCATCGTCGAAATTTGCGGCCTCTGCAAGTCGTACCGGCGCGGCGCCCAGATCATCCCGGTCCTCGAGGAGATCACCCTCGACCTCGCCGCCGGGGAGTTCCTGGCCCTGATGGGCCCCTCCGGCTCGGGCAAGACGACCCTGCTCAACCTGATCGCCGGCATCGACCGGGCCGACGCCGGCACCATCCGGGTGGACGGCCTCGACATCACCCTCCTTTCGGAGCCGGAACTCGCCGCCTTCGAGAACGTCGAACTGCCGCTGCTGCTCACCGGCCTCTCCCGGCGCGAGCGCCGGGAGCACGCCACCGCCGCGCTGGCCGCGGTGGGGCTGGCGGACCGGATGGACCACCGTCCCGGGCAGCTCTCCGGCGGCC
- a CDS encoding efflux RND transporter periplasmic adaptor subunit translates to MVCLYTMAREDLQKLKIDKRGAARPRRSGVVWRWTAFVLVLLALLFLTRWVFFPPTVEVEVTTVSRVYPSLGFTVLNASGYVVAQRKAAVAAKTTGRLEWLGVEEGSRVREGEVIARLESRDVAAARDRAAAGLERARAVLAEADAEANEAELSFRRFQELLAGGFVSRAEYDAALARRDRARAGVASARAAVAAAAAELREAEVAFDYTRVRAPFDAVVLTKNADIGDILTPIGAAAEARAAVVNIADLDSLQVEADVSESSLEKVGVGQPCEIRLDALPEERFAGEVHMIVPTADRSKATVLVKVRFLDPDPRILPEMSARVAFLARAPAEEERTPRTALHAAALRRQNGRTEVFVIRAGRAVATPVTPGEAIGDLVEIREGVETGEKVVLRPLEKMRDGIRVKTPE, encoded by the coding sequence ATGGTATGCTTGTATACCATGGCCCGCGAAGACCTGCAGAAACTCAAGATCGACAAAAGGGGAGCCGCCCGGCCGCGGCGAAGCGGCGTCGTTTGGCGCTGGACTGCCTTCGTCCTGGTGCTGCTGGCTCTGCTTTTCCTGACCAGGTGGGTCTTTTTTCCCCCGACCGTCGAAGTGGAGGTGACCACCGTCTCCCGCGTCTACCCCTCCCTCGGCTTCACCGTGCTCAACGCCAGCGGCTATGTCGTCGCCCAGCGCAAGGCGGCGGTGGCGGCGAAGACGACCGGCCGCCTGGAGTGGCTCGGGGTCGAAGAGGGAAGCCGGGTCCGGGAGGGGGAGGTGATCGCCCGCCTGGAGAGCCGGGACGTGGCGGCGGCGCGGGATCGGGCGGCGGCCGGGCTGGAGCGGGCCCGGGCCGTCCTGGCCGAGGCCGATGCCGAGGCGAACGAGGCCGAGCTCTCCTTCCGCCGCTTCCAGGAACTGTTGGCCGGCGGCTTCGTCTCCCGGGCCGAATACGACGCCGCTTTGGCCCGTCGCGACCGGGCCCGGGCCGGCGTGGCGAGCGCCCGGGCGGCGGTGGCGGCGGCCGCGGCCGAACTGCGGGAGGCCGAGGTGGCCTTCGACTACACCCGGGTGCGCGCCCCCTTCGACGCCGTGGTCCTGACCAAGAACGCCGACATCGGCGACATCCTCACCCCGATCGGCGCGGCGGCCGAGGCAAGGGCGGCGGTGGTGAACATCGCCGATCTCGACTCCCTGCAGGTGGAGGCCGACGTCTCGGAGTCGAGCCTGGAGAAGGTGGGCGTCGGCCAGCCCTGCGAAATCCGCCTCGACGCCCTCCCCGAGGAGCGCTTCGCCGGCGAGGTGCACATGATCGTGCCGACCGCCGACCGCAGCAAGGCGACGGTGCTGGTCAAGGTCCGCTTTCTCGACCCCGATCCCCGCATCCTGCCGGAGATGAGCGCCCGGGTCGCCTTCCTGGCGCGGGCGCCGGCCGAGGAGGAGCGCACCCCGCGGACCGCCCTGCACGCTGCCGCGCTCCGGCGGCAGAACGGCCGCACCGAGGTCTTCGTCATCCGTGCGGGGCGGGCGGTGGCGACGCCGGTGACGCCGGGGGAGGCGATCGGCGACCTGGTGGAGATCCGGGAGGGGGTGGAAACCGGGGAGAAGGTGGTGCTGCGCCCCCTGGAGAAGATGCGGGACGGCATCCGGGTAAAGACGCCCGAGTAG
- a CDS encoding TRL domain-containing protein has protein sequence MHSVGKCGIGVLLLISLLVPGCAYTSIQRPLGTEFNKTELGTKTGQSSNHSVLWLFAWGNGGTQAAAENGDITVIRHADTKLFFLLFGLYAKVTTIVYGD, from the coding sequence ATGCATTCTGTCGGGAAATGCGGCATCGGCGTCCTGCTTCTCATCTCGCTCCTGGTCCCGGGCTGCGCCTACACCAGCATCCAGCGGCCGCTGGGTACCGAGTTCAACAAGACCGAACTGGGGACAAAGACGGGCCAGTCGAGCAACCATTCGGTCCTCTGGCTTTTCGCCTGGGGAAACGGCGGCACGCAAGCCGCCGCAGAAAACGGGGACATCACGGTCATCCGCCACGCCGACACGAAGCTCTTCTTTCTTCTCTTCGGGCTCTATGCGAAGGTGACGACCATTGTCTACGGCGACTAA
- a CDS encoding TRL domain-containing protein — MIRSHQIKEPVTGRSIYAEWSADLILREAQKAGIKEIYYMDKRTLSILVGIYKRESLIVYGD, encoded by the coding sequence GTGATCAGAAGTCACCAGATAAAGGAGCCGGTAACCGGGCGCAGCATCTACGCCGAATGGTCAGCGGACCTGATCCTGCGTGAGGCGCAGAAGGCGGGCATCAAGGAGATCTACTACATGGACAAGAGGACGCTGAGCATTCTCGTCGGCATCTATAAACGCGAATCCCTGATTGTTTACGGCGACTGA
- a CDS encoding bacteriohemerythrin: protein MEFFKWKHQFSVNIPEMDQQHQKFMALLNKVHLYSETQDRDPEFLTALFRELFAYVLTHFEEEETLLEQTGFPGLEVQKKQHQYFRDQLVNLREQHLKGNATAPLSVLIFMRDWFMNHVLEFDKKYGEYFKNL, encoded by the coding sequence ATGGAATTTTTCAAATGGAAACATCAGTTCAGCGTCAATATCCCGGAAATGGACCAGCAGCACCAGAAATTCATGGCCCTGCTGAATAAAGTCCATCTCTACAGCGAAACCCAGGATCGTGATCCTGAATTTCTCACTGCGCTTTTCCGGGAACTTTTCGCCTACGTGCTGACCCACTTCGAGGAGGAGGAAACACTCCTTGAGCAGACCGGGTTCCCAGGCCTGGAGGTGCAGAAGAAGCAGCACCAATATTTCCGGGACCAGTTGGTCAATCTCCGCGAACAACACCTCAAGGGCAATGCCACTGCACCTCTGAGTGTCCTGATTTTCATGCGGGACTGGTTCATGAACCATGTTCTGGAATTTGACAAAAAATACGGGGAATACTTCAAGAATCTATAG
- a CDS encoding HAD family hydrolase, translating to MLTDLSQIRSIVFDLDGTLYVSDEIADEIWTAACDLVAGSRGLSREGGREVLRCAKRRLAETLEEEPTLTRTCLELGIEVSDFHRALQKRVRPEAYLDHDPVLYALLDSLRDRCELYLYTNNSLPLTQKILALLGVDGMFRRLYTIEFSWRPKPDADTLERLLEDIGGPPESFLFVGDRQHVDLKIPQAAGIPTLLVSETADLLQIHKMMGVIP from the coding sequence GTGCTGACTGACTTGAGCCAGATTCGTTCCATTGTCTTCGACCTCGACGGCACTCTCTATGTCAGCGACGAGATTGCCGATGAGATATGGACCGCTGCCTGTGACCTGGTGGCCGGCAGCCGCGGCCTCAGCCGGGAAGGGGGAAGGGAGGTGCTGCGTTGCGCGAAGCGGCGGCTGGCCGAGACCCTCGAGGAGGAGCCGACCCTGACCCGGACCTGCCTCGAACTTGGCATCGAGGTCTCCGATTTCCACCGGGCGCTGCAGAAGCGGGTGCGCCCCGAGGCCTATCTCGACCACGACCCGGTCCTCTATGCCCTGCTCGATTCCCTGCGCGATCGTTGCGAGCTCTATCTCTACACCAACAACAGTCTGCCATTGACGCAGAAGATCCTCGCTCTGCTGGGTGTCGATGGCATGTTCCGCCGGCTCTATACCATCGAATTCAGCTGGCGCCCCAAGCCGGACGCCGACACGCTGGAGCGGCTACTGGAAGATATCGGCGGCCCGCCGGAGAGTTTCCTTTTCGTCGGCGACCGGCAGCATGTCGATCTGAAGATTCCCCAGGCGGCCGGCATCCCGACGCTGCTGGTCAGCGAGACGGCCGATCTGCTGCAGATCCATAAGATGATGGGCGTGATTCCCTGA
- a CDS encoding glycerophosphodiester phosphodiesterase family protein, whose translation MSDFFIWAHRGASAVAPENTMAAFRAAEAADADGIELDVHLSRDGVPVVIHDETVDRTTDGHGRISGLPLRELRRLDAGGWFSPAFAGEALPTLEEVFAWAADRLRLNVEIKAVPAGLAVIELLRAYPLARVLISSFDHALLERLRLQNPDLPLGFLVDSRFWGRAVRRAVGCRAESVHPRYDLLSRPLMAACRQHGLAVHCWTVDHPDVCSALRRLGAAGIFTNDPALIARHLRRSGGEARP comes from the coding sequence ATGAGCGATTTCTTCATCTGGGCCCACCGGGGCGCCTCGGCGGTCGCGCCGGAAAATACCATGGCGGCATTCCGGGCGGCGGAGGCCGCCGACGCCGACGGAATCGAACTGGACGTGCATCTCAGCCGTGATGGCGTGCCGGTAGTGATCCATGACGAAACCGTCGATCGCACCACCGACGGCCACGGACGGATTTCCGGGCTGCCGCTGAGGGAACTGCGGCGGCTCGACGCCGGCGGCTGGTTTTCCCCTGCTTTTGCCGGCGAGGCGCTGCCGACCCTCGAAGAGGTCTTCGCCTGGGCGGCCGACCGGCTGCGGCTCAACGTCGAGATCAAGGCCGTGCCGGCCGGTCTGGCCGTCATCGAGCTGCTGCGGGCGTATCCTCTGGCCCGCGTCCTGATCTCCTCCTTCGACCATGCTCTGCTCGAACGGCTGCGTCTTCAGAACCCCGACCTGCCGCTCGGCTTTCTCGTCGATTCGCGTTTCTGGGGACGGGCCGTCCGGAGGGCGGTCGGCTGCCGGGCGGAAAGCGTTCACCCCCGTTACGACCTCCTTTCCCGTCCCCTGATGGCCGCCTGCCGCCAACACGGGCTGGCCGTCCACTGCTGGACGGTCGATCACCCCGACGTCTGCAGCGCGCTCCGCCGCCTGGGCGCCGCCGGCATCTTCACCAACGATCCCGCCCTCATCGCCCGCCATCTGCGCCGCTCCGGCGGGGAGGCCCGCCCCTGA
- a CDS encoding rhodanese-like domain-containing protein: MWIRYLSLVLLLLGCLASPAAAAAGVARDLSVPEAVDLLRKDSRVYLLDVRTPGEYRQVRLEGAHLIPIDQLLRRVGELPRDRPILVYCTVGARSSQVFRYLAAQGYSEVYNLSGGLSAWQLRGLPVLKGAP; the protein is encoded by the coding sequence ATGTGGATACGGTATCTGTCGCTGGTGCTGCTCCTCCTGGGCTGTCTCGCTTCTCCCGCCGCCGCCGCTGCCGGCGTTGCCCGCGACCTGTCGGTCCCGGAGGCGGTCGACCTGCTGCGGAAGGACTCCCGGGTCTACCTGCTCGATGTCCGCACGCCAGGCGAATACCGCCAGGTGCGCCTGGAGGGGGCTCACCTCATCCCCATCGACCAGTTGCTGCGCCGGGTCGGCGAGTTGCCCAGGGACCGACCCATTCTCGTCTATTGCACCGTCGGCGCGCGCAGTTCCCAGGTTTTCAGGTACCTGGCGGCACAGGGATATTCCGAGGTTTATAATCTCTCCGGCGGGCTCTCGGCCTGGCAGTTGCGCGGCCTGCCGGTGCTCAAGGGCGCTCCCTGA
- the glpX gene encoding class II fructose-bisphosphatase, whose amino-acid sequence MDRNLALELVRVTEAAALACGRWVGKGDKNSADEAATNAMRRTLDSVGISGTVVIGEGEMDEAPMLYIGEKVGNGTAPEVDIAVDPLEGTSICAKGMNGSITTIAMAPRGGFLHAPDMYMEKIAVGPSAKGVIDINALPGENLKRIAEVKGCYVEDLTVVILDRPRHEKTINEIRRAGARIHLIPDGDVAPAIAAAVEGSGVDMLLGIGGAPEGVLAAAALKCMGGDMQGRLVFMSNDERTRAKNMGIDDFDKVYTAEEMARGDVFFAATGVTNGELLQGVRYFAGGAETHSIVMRSKSRTVRFIKTSHYFDFKPVY is encoded by the coding sequence ATGGATCGCAATCTGGCACTGGAACTGGTGAGAGTCACCGAGGCGGCCGCCCTCGCCTGCGGCCGCTGGGTCGGCAAGGGGGACAAGAATTCCGCCGACGAAGCCGCCACCAATGCGATGCGTCGCACCCTCGACTCGGTCGGCATCAGCGGTACCGTCGTCATCGGCGAGGGGGAGATGGATGAAGCCCCCATGCTCTACATCGGCGAGAAGGTCGGCAACGGAACGGCGCCCGAAGTCGACATCGCCGTCGATCCGCTGGAGGGCACCAGCATCTGCGCCAAGGGGATGAACGGCTCGATCACCACCATCGCCATGGCTCCGCGCGGCGGCTTCCTGCACGCTCCCGACATGTACATGGAGAAGATCGCTGTCGGACCCTCGGCCAAGGGTGTCATCGACATCAACGCCTTGCCCGGCGAGAATCTCAAGCGGATCGCCGAAGTCAAAGGCTGCTATGTGGAAGACCTGACCGTGGTCATCCTCGACCGTCCCCGTCACGAGAAGACGATCAACGAAATCCGTCGGGCCGGGGCGCGCATCCACCTGATCCCCGACGGCGATGTGGCCCCGGCCATCGCCGCGGCGGTCGAAGGCAGCGGCGTCGATATGCTGCTGGGCATCGGCGGCGCCCCCGAAGGGGTGCTGGCGGCGGCCGCCCTCAAGTGCATGGGGGGAGACATGCAGGGCCGCCTCGTCTTCATGAGCAACGACGAACGTACCCGCGCCAAAAACATGGGCATCGATGACTTCGACAAGGTCTACACGGCCGAGGAAATGGCCCGCGGGGACGTCTTTTTCGCCGCCACCGGGGTAACCAACGGCGAACTGCTGCAGGGGGTCCGTTATTTCGCCGGCGGAGCCGAGACGCACTCGATCGTCATGCGTTCGAAAAGCCGCACGGTTCGCTTCATCAAGACCAGCCACTATTTCGACTTCAAGCCGGTTTAT